One region of Mycolicibacterium insubricum genomic DNA includes:
- a CDS encoding cutinase family protein yields MARAKKSTKKSTGRKSAGKATPAQRRRRIVLALAAAAAVSIAVGLVLTLVWIQARKTPTGGQAGQQPGVVVTPPTTPGKKPRPEFQDASCPDVQMVVIPGTWESSPTDDTAHPGIQFPHALLLPMSRVIGDDFGADRVQVYTVPYTAQFHNPFAQDNQISYNASRDEGNRATKAALAAMAEKCPLTSYVLVGFSQGAVIAGDIAGDIGNGRGPVDEDLVLGVTLIADGRRQTGVGQHIGPDPAGQGAEITLAEVPFLSGMGLTMTGPRPGGFGKLDDRTNQICAPGDLICDAPVGAFNVTNLPETLNTLAGGAGQPVHAMYGTPDFWVLNGATATDWTQNWAKNLIDNAPHPKHG; encoded by the coding sequence ATGGCCCGCGCGAAGAAGTCGACGAAGAAATCGACCGGCAGGAAGTCGGCCGGTAAGGCGACGCCCGCCCAGCGGCGCCGCCGGATCGTGCTCGCCCTGGCGGCGGCCGCCGCGGTGTCCATCGCGGTGGGGCTGGTGTTGACGCTGGTCTGGATCCAGGCGCGCAAGACCCCGACCGGGGGTCAGGCCGGACAGCAGCCGGGCGTCGTCGTCACACCGCCCACGACGCCGGGCAAGAAACCGCGCCCGGAGTTCCAGGACGCCAGCTGCCCGGACGTGCAGATGGTGGTGATCCCGGGCACCTGGGAGTCCTCCCCGACCGACGACACCGCGCATCCGGGTATCCAGTTCCCGCACGCACTGTTGCTGCCGATGTCGCGGGTGATCGGCGATGATTTCGGCGCCGACCGGGTGCAGGTGTACACCGTCCCCTACACCGCGCAGTTCCACAATCCGTTCGCCCAGGACAACCAGATCAGCTACAACGCCAGCCGCGACGAGGGCAACCGGGCGACCAAGGCCGCCCTGGCCGCGATGGCGGAGAAGTGCCCGCTGACCAGCTATGTACTGGTCGGCTTCTCCCAGGGTGCGGTGATCGCCGGTGACATCGCCGGGGACATCGGCAACGGCCGGGGCCCGGTCGACGAGGACCTGGTGCTCGGTGTGACGTTGATCGCCGACGGCCGCCGCCAGACCGGCGTCGGCCAGCATATCGGGCCCGACCCGGCCGGCCAGGGCGCGGAGATCACGCTGGCGGAGGTGCCGTTCCTGTCCGGCATGGGGCTGACCATGACCGGCCCGCGGCCCGGCGGCTTCGGCAAACTCGACGACCGCACCAACCAGATCTGCGCCCCCGGCGACCTGATCTGCGATGCGCCCGTCGGCGCGTTCAACGTCACCAACCTGCCGGAGACGCTCAACACCCTCGCCGGGGGAGCGGGCCAGCCGGTGCACGCCATGTATGGGACGCCGGACTTCTGGGTGCTCAACGGTGCGACGGCCACCGACTGGACGCAGAACTGGGCCAAGAACCTGATCGACAACGCCCCGCATCCCAAGCACGGGTGA
- the zomB gene encoding flagellar motor control protein ZomB, translating into MRRSSSTERAPAVTAAVSWPKFPYSASVRISLGCSVLVVSLLFAWGAWQRRWIADDGLIVLRTVRNLLAGNGPVFNAGERVEANTSTAWTYLMYLGGWVGGPVRLEYVALALALALSVAGVALAMLGAARLYAPSLVGRRALLLPAGAVVYIAVPPARDFATSGLENGLALTYIGVLWWMMVCWSQRLRTAGPGQGAPDGPVFLAAVSAVAGFSVLVRPELALLGGLALILLLLASPGWRRKLLVVVAGGLLPVGYQIFRMGYYGMLVPSPAVAKDASGAKWAQGALYLSNFANPYLLWIPAVLLLGLGAVLLVVRSRPWWVRHRAPAGSSRLTRTLQAPLVVVGLFVFAGLVQAVYWIRQGGDFMHGRVLLIPLFCMLVPLAVIPVVVPDGTKISREAGYLLAGATTVLWMSLLGWSLWAANSPGLGRDGTWVTHSGIVDERRFYSQATGHAHPLTAADYLNYPRMRAVLVAIANTPDGALLLPSGNYDQWDVVPAIPPPDAERTPDYIGPHTVFFTNMGMLGMNVGLDIRIIDQIGLINPIAMHTQRIEDGRIGHDKDLFPDWAVAEGPFLKEPPYLPTYLDENWVIEAQAALKCPATEAMLSAIRGPMGPRRFLSNVMHAADFTRYRIDRVPEVELARCGLPTPPLKGDKYTGLPATGP; encoded by the coding sequence TTGCGGCGATCTTCCTCCACTGAGCGGGCTCCCGCGGTGACGGCCGCGGTGAGCTGGCCCAAATTCCCGTACTCGGCCTCGGTCCGGATCAGCCTCGGCTGCTCGGTGCTGGTGGTTTCGCTGCTGTTCGCGTGGGGCGCCTGGCAGCGCCGGTGGATCGCCGACGACGGCCTGATCGTGCTGCGGACCGTGCGCAACCTGCTGGCCGGCAACGGGCCTGTGTTCAACGCCGGGGAACGCGTCGAGGCCAACACGTCGACGGCCTGGACCTACCTGATGTACCTGGGCGGCTGGGTCGGCGGCCCGGTCCGGCTGGAGTACGTGGCCCTGGCCCTGGCTCTGGCCCTGAGCGTCGCCGGTGTCGCGCTGGCCATGCTCGGCGCGGCCCGGCTGTACGCACCGAGCCTGGTGGGCCGTCGCGCCCTGCTGCTGCCCGCCGGGGCCGTCGTCTACATCGCGGTGCCGCCGGCACGTGACTTTGCCACCTCCGGCCTGGAGAACGGGCTGGCGCTGACCTACATCGGCGTCCTCTGGTGGATGATGGTCTGCTGGTCACAGCGGCTGCGCACCGCCGGGCCCGGGCAGGGCGCCCCCGACGGCCCGGTGTTCCTGGCCGCGGTGTCGGCCGTCGCCGGGTTCTCGGTGCTGGTGCGCCCCGAGCTCGCGCTCCTCGGCGGCCTGGCCCTGATCCTGTTGCTGCTGGCCTCCCCCGGCTGGCGGCGCAAGCTGCTTGTCGTCGTCGCCGGTGGCCTGCTGCCGGTCGGCTACCAGATTTTCCGGATGGGCTACTACGGCATGCTGGTGCCGAGCCCGGCCGTCGCCAAGGACGCCTCCGGCGCGAAATGGGCGCAGGGCGCGCTGTACCTGTCCAACTTTGCCAACCCGTATCTGCTGTGGATCCCGGCGGTGCTGCTGCTGGGGCTGGGCGCGGTGCTGCTGGTGGTGCGCAGCCGGCCGTGGTGGGTGCGCCACCGCGCCCCCGCCGGGTCGTCCCGGTTGACCCGCACCCTGCAGGCCCCGCTGGTGGTCGTCGGGCTGTTCGTGTTCGCCGGGCTCGTCCAGGCCGTGTACTGGATCCGCCAGGGCGGTGACTTCATGCACGGCCGGGTGCTGCTGATCCCGCTGTTCTGCATGCTGGTGCCGCTGGCCGTCATCCCCGTCGTGGTTCCCGACGGCACCAAGATCTCCCGCGAGGCCGGCTACCTGCTGGCCGGTGCGACGACGGTGCTGTGGATGTCGCTGCTGGGCTGGTCGCTGTGGGCGGCCAACTCGCCCGGCCTGGGTCGCGACGGCACCTGGGTCACCCACAGTGGCATCGTCGACGAGCGCCGCTTCTACTCCCAGGCCACCGGGCACGCGCATCCGCTGACCGCGGCGGACTACCTCAACTACCCACGGATGCGCGCGGTGCTGGTGGCCATCGCCAACACCCCCGACGGCGCGCTGCTGCTGCCGTCGGGCAACTACGACCAGTGGGACGTGGTGCCGGCCATCCCGCCGCCGGACGCCGAGCGGACACCGGACTACATCGGGCCGCACACCGTCTTCTTCACCAACATGGGCATGCTCGGCATGAACGTCGGGCTCGATATCAGGATCATCGACCAGATCGGGCTGATCAACCCCATCGCGATGCACACCCAGCGGATCGAGGACGGCCGGATCGGGCACGATAAGGACCTGTTCCCGGATTGGGCCGTCGCCGAGGGGCCGTTCCTCAAGGAGCCGCCGTACCTGCCGACCTACCTGGACGAGAACTGGGTGATCGAGGCCCAGGCGGCGCTGAAGTGCCCGGCGACCGAAGCGATGCTGTCCGCGATCCGCGGGCCGATGGGACCGCGCCGGTTCCTGTCCAACGTGATGCACGCCGCCGACTTCACCCGCTATCGCATCGACCGGGTGCCCGAGGTCGAACTGGCCCGCTGCGGTTTGCCGACCCCGCCGCTCAAGGGCGACAAGTACACCGGGCTGCCGGCGACCGGACCGTAG
- a CDS encoding decaprenyl-phosphate phosphoribosyltransferase → MSTTKQAGPPSNVVTGVIKAMRPRQWVKNLLVLAAPLAALGVDKEYDYKQVFIRVGIAFVVFSLAASSIYLVNDARDVEADRAHPTKRYRPIAAGVVPEWLAYVIAAVLAVVALGVSYFVVNPNLALVIAIYLAMQLAYCFGLKHQAVLDICIVSSAYLIRAIAGGAAAGIPLSQWFLLVMAFGSLFMAAGKRYAELQLAERTGAKIRKSLESYTGSYLRFVWTLSATAVVLCYGLWAFERDAATGGAWYAVSMIPFTIAILRYAVDVDGGEAGEPEDIALGDRVLQILAVAWIGSVIAAIFLH, encoded by the coding sequence ATGAGCACCACCAAGCAGGCGGGCCCGCCGTCGAACGTGGTGACCGGTGTCATCAAGGCGATGCGGCCCCGCCAGTGGGTGAAGAACCTACTGGTGTTGGCCGCGCCGCTGGCCGCCCTCGGTGTCGACAAGGAATACGACTACAAGCAGGTTTTCATCCGCGTCGGCATCGCCTTCGTGGTGTTCAGCCTGGCCGCGTCGTCGATCTACCTGGTCAACGACGCCCGCGACGTCGAGGCCGACCGCGCCCACCCGACCAAGCGGTACCGGCCGATCGCCGCCGGGGTGGTGCCCGAGTGGCTCGCGTACGTGATCGCCGCCGTCCTCGCCGTCGTCGCGCTGGGCGTCAGCTACTTCGTCGTCAACCCCAACCTGGCGCTGGTCATCGCGATCTACCTGGCGATGCAGCTGGCCTACTGCTTCGGACTCAAGCACCAGGCCGTGCTGGACATCTGCATCGTCTCGTCGGCCTACCTGATTCGGGCGATTGCCGGTGGCGCGGCCGCGGGCATCCCGCTGTCCCAGTGGTTCCTGCTGGTGATGGCCTTCGGTTCGCTGTTCATGGCAGCCGGCAAGCGCTACGCGGAACTGCAGCTCGCCGAACGCACCGGCGCCAAGATCCGCAAGTCGCTGGAGAGCTACACCGGCAGCTACCTGCGGTTCGTCTGGACGCTGTCGGCGACCGCGGTGGTGCTCTGCTACGGCCTGTGGGCGTTCGAGCGGGACGCCGCCACCGGCGGCGCCTGGTACGCGGTGTCGATGATCCCGTTCACCATCGCGATCCTGCGTTACGCCGTCGACGTCGACGGCGGGGAAGCCGGCGAGCCCGAGGACATCGCTCTCGGCGACCGAGTGCTGCAGATTCTGGCCGTCGCCTGGATCGGGTCCGTCATTGCGGCGATCTTCCTCCACTGA
- a CDS encoding phosphatase PAP2 family protein, translated as MALILVQAGLSGRPGVLPAARALSHFGEHALGWLGIGAVGVLVSRRHRRDWLAMIAGTFAAHAAAVVIKRIVRRQRPSHPAIAVNVGTPSQLSFPSAHATSTAAAAALMARATGSRLPWLLVPPMALSRMVAGVHYPSDVVAGALVGTAVAATTARVADRLAGDEA; from the coding sequence ATGGCGCTGATCCTGGTCCAGGCCGGGCTGTCCGGCCGGCCCGGAGTGCTGCCGGCGGCCCGCGCGCTGTCGCACTTCGGTGAGCACGCGCTCGGCTGGCTGGGCATCGGCGCGGTGGGCGTGCTGGTTTCCCGGCGGCACCGCCGCGACTGGCTGGCCATGATCGCCGGTACCTTCGCCGCGCACGCGGCGGCCGTCGTCATCAAGCGCATCGTGCGCCGGCAGCGCCCGTCGCACCCGGCGATCGCGGTCAACGTCGGCACCCCCAGCCAACTGAGCTTCCCGTCCGCGCACGCCACGTCGACGGCCGCCGCCGCGGCTCTGATGGCCCGCGCCACCGGATCCCGGCTGCCGTGGCTGCTGGTCCCGCCGATGGCGCTGTCGCGCATGGTGGCCGGTGTGCACTATCCGAGCGACGTCGTCGCCGGGGCGCTGGTCGGAACCGCGGTGGCCGCCACCACTGCGCGGGTCGCTGACCGACTGGCAGGAGACGAGGCATGA
- a CDS encoding glycosyltransferase: MSDIPNGPISSDESRAVSLLSRVILPRPGEPLDVRKLYIVESDTNARRAHAPTRTSLEIGAESEVSFATYFNAFPASYWRRWSTLDAVVLRVELTGSARVDVYRSKATGARITVSGAPVASPDVPGVVEFEISLAPFEDGGWIWFDITTDTATTVHSAAWYAPVEAPGRADVAVGIPTFNRPADAVSALAALTSDPLVDAVIGAVIVSDQGTSKAKDHPGFAAAAAPLGDRLTIHNQPNLGGSGGYSRVMMEALRTTDCAQILFMDDDIRIEPDSILRALALSRFAKSPTLIGGQMLNLQEPSHLHVMGEVVNRANFMWTNAPFTEYDHDFAKHPLIDDSPDNAKSLLLHRRIDVDFNGWWMCMIPRAVAEELGQPVPLFIKWDDVEYGLRAAEHGYPTVTMPGTAIWHMAWSDKDDAIDWQAYFHLRNRLVVAAMHWDGDVRGLIASHFKATVKHLMCLEYSTVAIQNKAIDDFLAGPEHIFSILESALPDVHKLRKQYPDAVVLPGATALPAPSGRVRVHRPPVAKPMIALRLAQGLLHQMRPTDEAAHQRPQLNVPTQDARWFLLCKADGVTVTTADGRGVVYRQRDRAKAAELLRESLRRQAKLARKFDTMRRIYRDALPVLSSQQKWETVLFDRDAVDRGAADRRTDA; encoded by the coding sequence ATGAGCGACATCCCCAACGGCCCGATCAGCTCCGACGAATCCCGGGCCGTCAGCCTGCTGTCCCGGGTCATCCTGCCCCGGCCAGGCGAACCGCTGGACGTCCGGAAGCTCTACATCGTCGAGTCCGACACCAACGCGCGCCGCGCGCACGCGCCCACGCGCACCAGCCTGGAGATCGGCGCCGAATCCGAGGTGTCCTTCGCCACCTACTTCAACGCGTTCCCGGCCAGCTACTGGCGACGCTGGTCGACCCTGGACGCGGTGGTGCTGCGAGTGGAACTGACCGGTTCGGCCCGCGTCGACGTGTACCGATCCAAGGCCACCGGCGCCCGGATCACCGTCAGCGGCGCCCCGGTTGCGAGCCCCGACGTGCCGGGGGTGGTCGAATTCGAGATCAGCCTCGCCCCGTTCGAGGACGGTGGCTGGATCTGGTTCGACATCACCACCGACACCGCCACCACCGTGCACAGCGCGGCCTGGTACGCGCCGGTGGAGGCGCCGGGCCGCGCCGACGTCGCCGTCGGCATCCCGACGTTCAACCGGCCGGCGGACGCCGTCAGCGCACTGGCCGCCCTGACCTCGGACCCGCTGGTCGACGCCGTCATCGGTGCGGTCATCGTGTCCGACCAGGGCACCAGCAAGGCCAAGGACCACCCGGGCTTCGCGGCCGCCGCCGCGCCGCTGGGCGACCGGCTGACCATCCACAACCAGCCCAACCTCGGCGGCTCCGGCGGCTACAGCCGGGTGATGATGGAGGCGCTGCGCACCACCGACTGCGCCCAGATCCTGTTCATGGACGACGACATCCGCATCGAGCCGGACTCGATCCTGCGGGCGCTGGCGCTGTCCCGGTTCGCCAAGTCGCCGACGCTGATCGGCGGCCAGATGCTCAACCTGCAGGAACCGTCGCACCTGCACGTCATGGGCGAGGTGGTCAACCGGGCCAACTTCATGTGGACCAACGCGCCGTTCACCGAGTACGACCACGACTTCGCCAAGCACCCGCTGATCGACGACTCCCCCGACAACGCCAAGAGCTTGCTGCTGCACCGCCGCATCGACGTCGACTTCAACGGCTGGTGGATGTGCATGATCCCGCGGGCGGTGGCCGAGGAACTCGGCCAGCCGGTGCCGCTGTTCATCAAGTGGGACGACGTTGAATACGGGCTGCGCGCCGCCGAGCACGGCTACCCGACGGTCACCATGCCGGGCACCGCGATCTGGCACATGGCGTGGAGCGACAAGGACGACGCCATCGACTGGCAGGCGTACTTCCACCTGCGCAACCGGCTGGTGGTGGCCGCCATGCACTGGGACGGCGACGTCCGCGGCCTGATCGCCAGCCACTTCAAGGCCACCGTCAAGCACCTGATGTGCCTGGAGTACTCCACCGTCGCTATCCAGAACAAGGCGATCGACGACTTCCTGGCCGGGCCCGAGCACATCTTCTCCATCCTGGAATCGGCGCTGCCCGACGTGCACAAGCTGCGCAAGCAGTACCCGGATGCCGTCGTGCTGCCCGGTGCCACCGCCCTGCCCGCGCCGTCGGGCCGGGTCCGGGTGCACCGCCCGCCGGTGGCCAAGCCGATGATCGCGCTGCGGCTGGCACAGGGGCTGCTGCACCAGATGCGCCCGACCGATGAAGCCGCCCACCAGCGGCCCCAGCTGAACGTGCCCACCCAGGATGCCCGCTGGTTCCTGCTGTGCAAGGCCGACGGCGTCACCGTCACCACGGCCGACGGCCGCGGAGTCGTGTACCGGCAGCGGGACCGGGCCAAGGCCGCCGAACTGCTGCGTGAGTCGCTGCGCCGCCAGGCCAAGCTGGCCCGTAAGTTCGACACCATGCGCCGGATCTACCGGGATGCCCTTCCGGTGCTGTCCAGCCAGCAGAAGTGGGAGACCGTCTTGTTCGATCGGGACGCTGTTGACCGGGGCGCTGCCGATCGGCGCACCGATGCCTGA
- the glf gene encoding UDP-galactopyranose mutase, which produces MNDRFDLLVVGSGFFGLTIAERAATQLGKRVLVVERRPHIGGNAYSEPEPQTGIEIHRYGAHLFHTSNKRVWDYVNQFTDFTGYQHRVFAMHDGQAYQFPMGLGLVSQFFGRYFSPDEARALIAEQAAEIDTADATNLEEKAISLIGRPLYEAFVKGYTAKQWQTDPRELPAANITRLPVRYTFDNRYFNDIYEGLPVDGYTAWLENMAADERIDVRLDTDWFEVRDQLRAENPDAPVVYTGPLDRYFDYADGRLGWRTLDFEVEVLATGDFQGTPVMNYNDPDVPFTRIHEFRHFHPEREYPDDKTVIMREFSRFAADDDEPYYPINTEADRELLAAYRARAKAETATAGVLFGGRLGTYQYLDMHMAIASALSMFDNVLAPHLRDGTPLSPPDNEGASS; this is translated from the coding sequence ATGAATGATCGCTTCGACCTCCTCGTTGTCGGCTCCGGGTTCTTCGGCCTGACGATCGCCGAACGGGCGGCCACTCAGCTGGGCAAACGGGTCCTCGTCGTCGAACGACGGCCGCACATCGGCGGCAACGCCTACTCCGAGCCCGAGCCGCAGACCGGCATCGAGATCCACCGCTACGGCGCGCACCTGTTCCACACCTCGAACAAGCGGGTGTGGGACTACGTCAACCAGTTCACCGACTTCACCGGCTACCAGCACCGGGTCTTCGCCATGCACGACGGGCAGGCCTACCAGTTCCCGATGGGCCTGGGCCTGGTCAGTCAGTTCTTCGGCCGCTACTTCAGCCCCGACGAGGCCCGCGCGCTGATCGCCGAGCAGGCCGCCGAGATCGACACCGCCGACGCGACGAACCTGGAAGAGAAGGCCATCTCGCTGATCGGCCGCCCGCTGTATGAGGCGTTCGTCAAGGGCTACACCGCCAAGCAGTGGCAGACCGACCCGCGCGAGCTGCCGGCGGCCAACATCACCCGGCTGCCGGTGCGCTACACCTTCGACAACCGGTACTTCAACGACATCTACGAGGGCCTGCCCGTCGACGGCTACACCGCCTGGCTGGAGAACATGGCCGCCGATGAGCGCATCGACGTCCGCCTCGACACCGACTGGTTCGAGGTGCGCGATCAGCTGCGCGCCGAGAACCCCGACGCCCCCGTCGTGTACACCGGGCCCCTGGACCGCTACTTCGACTACGCCGACGGCCGGCTGGGCTGGCGCACCCTGGACTTCGAGGTCGAGGTGCTGGCCACCGGTGACTTCCAGGGCACCCCGGTGATGAACTACAACGACCCGGACGTCCCGTTCACCCGCATCCACGAGTTCCGCCACTTCCACCCTGAACGCGAATACCCCGACGACAAGACCGTCATCATGCGGGAGTTCTCCCGGTTCGCCGCCGACGACGACGAACCGTACTACCCGATCAACACCGAAGCCGACCGGGAACTGCTGGCCGCTTACCGGGCCCGCGCCAAGGCTGAAACCGCCACCGCCGGGGTGCTGTTCGGCGGCCGGCTGGGCACCTACCAGTACCTGGACATGCACATGGCGATCGCCAGTGCGCTGAGCATGTTCGACAACGTGCTGGCCCCGCACCTGCGCGACGGAACGCCACTGTCCCCGCCCGACAACGAAGGCGCCTCATCATGA